Within Streptomyces albofaciens JCM 4342, the genomic segment ACCGAGCGGGCCACGTCCGCGCGCGTCACCCCGACCGCGACCTCCTCGGCGCCGAGCGCCCGCGCGGCCAGCAGCGCCCCGTCCAGCACCAGATGCGGCGCGTACAGCAGCAGCGCCGTGTCCTTGAGGCAACCGGGCTCGCCCTCACTCCCGTTGACGACCACGGCGGCACGCCCGTCCGCGCGCCGCCGCGCCTCCAGTACGGCGCTCAGCTTGCGCGCGAAAGGGAAGCCCGCGCCGCCGCGGCCGCGCAGACCGGTGTCCTCGGCCAGCGCCACCAGTTCGCTCGCGGACAGGTCGGGCGGGCTGCCGTGCCGGGCCAGGTGCGCGACCCGGTCCAGCCGTTCCGTCCCGTCCAGCCCGGCCAGCAACCGGGGCGGCCCGAGCGTGGCGAGCGTCGGTACGGCGGGTGTGCGTCCTGCGGCGGGCAGCACATGGCGGTACGTCATGACCGGCCGCCCGGTGCCTGGGCCTGCCGCGACATCCGCACCCGCGACATCCGCACCCGCAACACGAGCACCACCGCGACGCCCGCCACACACAGCAGGTAGGCAGCCGTCGCCCAATCAGCCGCCGGTCGGCCCGACTTCAGCCCGTGCACCAGCGCCGCGCACCACGCCGCGTACGCGCCCATGTGCAGCAGCCGCCACCACCGCGACCCGCGCCGCGAGGTGAACGCGCCGCGCACCGCGCCCGTCACCGCCGCCGCGAGGAACAGGTAGCCCGCCAGTGTGCCGAGGCCGATGAGCAGCGGGCGGCCGCCGTCGGCGAACGGCACCGCGGCGGCAGCGCCGCTGGTCCGGCCGCGGGCGACCTTCACCCCGATGTGCAGGGCGAGGAAGCCGAGTCCCGCGACACCGGTGCCGCGGTGCACGGCCTGGGCGACCAGCCGGTGGCCGGAGTGCAGCAGCATCCGGTCGGTGGCGGCCAGGCCCCACAGCACGGTGCCGGTCAGCGAGACCAGCGCGAGCACGCCGGCGCCGAAGTCCAGGAAGTCCAGGGCGCGTCGGGGCGCGCCGGCACGGGTGGCCACGGCCAGGAAGAGGAGCACGACGGCCGGCAGCGCCGGGCGCAGAACGGTCCGCAGACGGGAAGCGGGCATCGGGCCTCCTTGAGGAGGGGCAGCATGAGGAGGGGAAGGAGAGGGGGAGGGGGAAGGGAAGGGGAAGCGCGGAATGCGGCCGGGGGCGGTGAGGTGCCGCGTGCGCCGCTCAGGCCGTGACCGGTCCACGCCTGCGCGATTCACCGCGGAATTCGCCATGGTTTTCCGTTTCCGTGACCGGGTCCCGCCGGGTGCGCAAAGGCGGGTACCGAACGGCGGTGATCGGGGTGTGCAGCAGCATCACGGAAGGCCGCCGGGGCGTCCTGCGGTTTATCGCGCTGTGACAAATTCCTGCACCGGCATCGAAGTTACGGCGGGTAACTCCGGATGGTGCCCCTCCAAGCAGGACCACCGCCCGGAGCGCGTCCGCACCGTGCCGCCGGGCAGCAGGGCCGCAATCCCTCCGCATCACGCCAGGAACGAGGTAGCGATGTGTGATCTCCTGACCCGCATCTGGTCACGCCCCCGCGGTGAATGGACCCGCGTTCTGAAGAAGGAACTCCCGGCGCTCGCCGGGAAGGTGACCGAGGAGCTGCGGAGCGGCTTTCCCGCCTTTTCCGCACTTCTCGCGGAAATGGGCGCCGAAGAGGCCCGCTGGGCAGTGGAACAGGCCATGCTGGTGGCGCTCGGCTACCAGGAGACCGCGGAACGCGCCCGGCGCCCCAAGGACCTCGTCGTCACCCCGCTGCCGGTCGCGCCCGCCCGCCGCGAACTGTTCGCCGCGCTCTGCGGCACCAAGGACGTCTCCGATGTCGCCCTCTGCGAGGTGGCCCGCTGCGCCGGCTGGCCCGTACCGGCCTTCGTCCAGGCCATCGCCCTCGCCTCGCCCGCCGAAGCGCCCCAGCTGGCCGCCGCCCTCGGGGACGCCCTGATCGGCACGGTGGACGGCGACACCTGCCTGCTCGTGCCCGATCCCGGTACGCAGACCCGGGCCCGCCTGGAGGCCGCGCTCAAGGGGCGGGCGGCGGCGGTCGGCCACGCCGTACCGGCCGGTGACACCTCCTCCTCGCTGCGCTGGGCGCGCGCTCTGCTGGCCCTCTCGCCCGGCCGCGGCGGCCCCGACACGCGCCCGGCCTTCGTCGACGACCACCTCTCGGCGCTGCTCCTCCTCCAGGACGAATCGCTGGCCCGGGCGCTGTCCTCGCGCTGGCTGAGCCCGCTGGACGACCTGACCCCGCGACAGAGCGAGCGGCTGGAGGTCACCCTGCTGGCCTGGCTGGAAGGCGGTGGCGCGCCGGAGGCGGCGAAGGTGCTCCAGGTGCATCCGCAGACGGTGCGCTACCGCCTGCGGCAGATCGAGAAGCTCTTCGGACCCGCGCTGCGCGATCC encodes:
- a CDS encoding PucR family transcriptional regulator — its product is MCDLLTRIWSRPRGEWTRVLKKELPALAGKVTEELRSGFPAFSALLAEMGAEEARWAVEQAMLVALGYQETAERARRPKDLVVTPLPVAPARRELFAALCGTKDVSDVALCEVARCAGWPVPAFVQAIALASPAEAPQLAAALGDALIGTVDGDTCLLVPDPGTQTRARLEAALKGRAAAVGHAVPAGDTSSSLRWARALLALSPGRGGPDTRPAFVDDHLSALLLLQDESLARALSSRWLSPLDDLTPRQSERLEVTLLAWLEGGGAPEAAKVLQVHPQTVRYRLRQIEKLFGPALRDPRTRFELEMALRSRRLMAHVRRYRSRAGRRARAVASTIRPLGMAREARVNGL